The following proteins are encoded in a genomic region of Oceanisphaera profunda:
- the siaD gene encoding biofilm regulation diguanylate cyclase SiaD translates to MTNSLTDTELDRLLQAPEHQDNPLLPALKLLRKREQAHQQRLERLLRISDCSDDLARTQTHELLHQYDKQLRRLEKITRISDRYQQNLLELNEELKEVALHDPLTGLANRRLLMSRLHEEIERSRRHLQPLSVVMLDVDHFKRINDVFGHDVGDKALCMMAKAIEQQLREVDLCARWGGEEFMLLLPETRSEQAIHTVERVMQAIRSLQLRDDKTVSLSISAGITQYHANEAMDVTINRADGALISAKQNGRDQWQWAK, encoded by the coding sequence ATGACTAACTCATTAACGGATACCGAACTGGACCGCTTACTGCAAGCGCCAGAACATCAAGATAATCCTTTACTGCCGGCGCTCAAGTTATTAAGAAAGCGAGAGCAAGCGCACCAGCAGCGCTTGGAGCGTTTGCTACGCATTTCTGACTGCAGTGATGATTTAGCTCGAACGCAAACTCATGAACTACTCCACCAATATGATAAACAGCTCCGTCGTTTAGAAAAAATCACCCGCATCTCCGATCGTTATCAACAGAATTTATTGGAGCTTAATGAAGAGCTCAAAGAAGTGGCCTTACACGACCCGTTAACGGGATTGGCGAATCGTCGTTTATTGATGTCGCGGTTGCATGAAGAAATAGAGCGCAGTCGGCGACACCTGCAACCTTTGAGCGTGGTGATGCTAGATGTGGATCATTTTAAGCGCATTAACGATGTGTTTGGTCATGATGTGGGTGATAAAGCCTTATGCATGATGGCTAAGGCCATTGAGCAGCAATTGCGTGAGGTAGATCTTTGCGCACGCTGGGGCGGGGAAGAATTTATGTTACTGTTGCCAGAGACGCGCTCAGAACAAGCCATTCATACGGTAGAAAGGGTGATGCAGGCCATACGTTCACTGCAGTTGCGGGATGATAAAACGGTCTCGTTAAGTATTAGTGCCGGTATCACGCAATATCATGCCAATGAAGCCATGGATGTCACTATCAATCGTGCCGACGGCGCCTTGATTTCAGCGAAGCAGAATGGCCGAGATCAATGGCAATGGGCCAAATAA
- a CDS encoding alpha/beta hydrolase yields MTLNAIIKDTAADPDACVIWLHGLGANGHDFEPIVPELGLPANSAIRFIFPHAPQIAVTVNGGHRMPAWYDIMAMNIEREVDERQLRVSARAIQALIEQQIALGIDSRRIILAGFSQGGAVAYEAALSFDKPLGGLVAMSTYLATADSLERHAANAALPIQVLHGTRDAVVPELLGTRACQQLKLWGYTPQFHNYNMEHSVCGAEITDISRFFSQCLGLKSGEE; encoded by the coding sequence ATGACACTGAATGCCATTATCAAAGACACCGCAGCCGATCCCGATGCCTGCGTTATCTGGTTACATGGTCTGGGTGCCAACGGCCATGACTTTGAGCCAATAGTGCCGGAGCTGGGCTTGCCAGCGAACAGCGCGATTCGTTTCATCTTCCCTCATGCGCCGCAAATAGCAGTAACGGTAAACGGTGGTCATCGCATGCCTGCTTGGTATGACATTATGGCCATGAACATAGAGCGTGAAGTGGATGAGCGTCAATTACGCGTGTCTGCCCGCGCCATTCAAGCACTTATTGAGCAGCAAATAGCCTTGGGTATCGACAGCCGCCGCATTATTTTAGCGGGCTTTTCTCAAGGGGGGGCCGTGGCCTATGAGGCAGCATTAAGCTTTGATAAACCCTTAGGCGGCTTAGTCGCTATGTCGACCTATTTGGCCACCGCCGACAGTTTAGAACGCCATGCGGCAAATGCGGCCTTGCCGATTCAGGTATTACACGGCACCCGCGATGCGGTGGTGCCAGAATTACTGGGCACCCGTGCGTGTCAGCAGCTTAAATTGTGGGGCTATACGCCACAGTTCCATAATTACAATATGGAGCACAGCGTGTGCGGTGCCGAAATTACCGATATCAGCCGTTTCTTCAGCCAGTGTTTAGGGCTTAAAAGCGGTGAAGAGTAA
- a CDS encoding HopJ type III effector protein — protein sequence MTEQDLLDALQNQPEQLSFADTLAVIDGAYNFTPTAFTNGELENAAGENNGSCKIFAFGQLHQLSAEQAVAAFGEHYRGVLADPTGQGHQNIRNFIKQGWAGIHYQGQPLARKV from the coding sequence ATGACTGAACAAGACTTGCTCGACGCGCTACAAAACCAGCCAGAACAACTGAGCTTTGCCGATACGCTAGCGGTGATTGACGGCGCTTATAACTTTACGCCCACCGCCTTTACTAATGGTGAGTTAGAAAATGCAGCGGGAGAAAATAATGGCTCCTGCAAGATTTTTGCCTTTGGCCAATTACATCAGCTAAGTGCAGAGCAAGCGGTGGCGGCTTTTGGCGAACATTATCGGGGTGTATTGGCAGATCCGACTGGACAAGGGCACCAAAATATCCGTAACTTCATTAAACAGGGCTGGGCCGGGATCCACTATCAAGGGCAGCCATTAGCACGTAAAGTTTAG
- a CDS encoding DUF808 domain-containing protein, with protein sequence MAGVSLLMLLDDIASLLDDVSLMTKMAARKAASVLGDDLALNAEQVSGVRADRELPVVWAVAKGSMLNKVILVPSALAISAFIPWAIVPLLMLGGIYLCYEGAEKLVHSYLHKKALSTSSASAVQSEPLASTERLVAAPSLAVSHSSKAPHSPEVRHPDAKLDPNMDVQTYELGKIKGAIRTDFVLSAEIIVITLGIVSDAPFMQQVMVLAGIALGMTISVYGLVAGIVKLDDLGLYLTKKGGAWEKPGLAILAACPYLMRGLSIVGTIAMFLVGGGILVHGLAWLEHWVAAAAALTHGLPAIGNVLAWLTPLLLHMVIGLAAGLLVVGLFKVKELFMPSAQ encoded by the coding sequence ATGGCCGGCGTTAGCTTATTGATGTTGCTTGATGATATTGCCAGTTTACTGGATGACGTTTCGCTCATGACCAAGATGGCAGCCAGAAAAGCGGCCAGCGTATTAGGAGATGATTTAGCGCTGAATGCTGAGCAAGTGTCAGGGGTGAGGGCGGATCGGGAGTTGCCGGTAGTGTGGGCGGTGGCCAAAGGATCCATGCTTAATAAAGTCATTTTAGTGCCGTCGGCCTTGGCGATTAGCGCCTTTATCCCTTGGGCCATAGTGCCGCTGTTAATGTTGGGCGGCATCTATTTATGTTACGAAGGCGCCGAAAAGCTGGTGCATTCTTATCTTCATAAAAAGGCACTATCTACCTCTTCCGCTAGCGCTGTTCAAAGTGAGCCCCTCGCTAGCACTGAGCGCTTGGTAGCAGCACCCTCTTTAGCCGTATCGCACTCTTCAAAAGCACCTCACTCTCCAGAAGTACGACATCCAGACGCCAAGCTAGATCCTAATATGGATGTGCAGACTTATGAGCTGGGTAAAATAAAAGGCGCGATTCGTACCGATTTTGTGTTGTCAGCAGAAATTATTGTGATCACCTTAGGCATAGTGTCAGATGCGCCTTTTATGCAGCAGGTGATGGTATTGGCCGGTATTGCACTGGGCATGACCATAAGTGTGTATGGCTTGGTGGCCGGCATCGTTAAGCTTGACGATTTGGGCTTGTATCTCACCAAAAAAGGCGGGGCGTGGGAAAAGCCAGGGCTAGCCATACTGGCCGCTTGCCCTTATTTAATGCGTGGTTTGTCGATAGTAGGCACCATTGCCATGTTTTTGGTGGGGGGCGGTATTTTAGTGCACGGCCTTGCTTGGTTGGAGCATTGGGTAGCCGCTGCTGCTGCGCTTACCCACGGGTTGCCGGCCATCGGGAATGTGTTAGCTTGGCTAACCCCGTTATTGCTGCATATGGTGATCGGCCTAGCTGCGGGTTTGCTGGTGGTCGGGTTATTTAAGGTGAAAGAGTTGTTTATGCCCAGCGCGCAATAA